One Actinomycetota bacterium genomic window carries:
- a CDS encoding ComF family protein: MRVGDAIGLLLPGRCAACDAWGSAPLCEPCSAGVRWIAPPLCAACVSQPHPVRTRFAHAHAAVVYEGPARDALKAFKLLGERRNARWLAERMVRVARPLNGDIVTWVPSTRASEAARGFNPAEEIARPLARSLRLPAKRLLTKRRDTLDSAGLSKEQRRVNLWRAFEAKGAVAGHVLLVDDIFTTGATADECAKALRLAGAREVSVVTFARAI; this comes from the coding sequence ATGCGCGTCGGCGATGCGATCGGTCTTCTTCTCCCCGGACGATGCGCTGCATGCGACGCGTGGGGGAGTGCACCGTTGTGCGAGCCCTGCTCGGCCGGCGTGCGGTGGATCGCTCCGCCGCTGTGCGCCGCGTGTGTCTCGCAGCCTCATCCGGTCCGGACGAGATTCGCCCACGCGCACGCAGCCGTCGTCTACGAGGGCCCCGCACGGGACGCGCTCAAGGCGTTCAAGCTTCTCGGCGAGCGGCGGAACGCCCGGTGGCTCGCCGAGCGGATGGTCCGCGTCGCGCGCCCGCTGAACGGCGACATCGTGACGTGGGTTCCTTCCACCCGAGCGTCGGAGGCGGCTCGAGGGTTCAACCCGGCCGAGGAGATCGCTCGTCCGCTGGCACGCTCGCTCCGCTTGCCGGCCAAGCGACTCCTTACGAAGCGTCGCGACACCCTTGATTCGGCGGGCCTGTCGAAGGAGCAGCGTCGCGTGAACCTGTGGCGGGCCTTCGAGGCCAAAGGCGCAGTAGCCGGGCATGTCCTGCTCGTCGACGACATCTTCACCACCGGAGCGACGGCCGATGAGTGCGCGAAAGCCCTCAGGCTGGCCGGCGCCCGAGAGGTCTCGGTCGTCACCTTCGCCCGGGCCATCTGA